One Bacillota bacterium DNA segment encodes these proteins:
- the topA gene encoding type I DNA topoisomerase — protein MSRKKTGSAKPLIIVESPAKTKTLKNFLGDDYRVEASMGHVRDLPEKEFGVDLSNGFTPKYETLPERQDVLKKLAEAAASAPEVYLASDPDREGEAIAWHLKEALRLQNARRIEFNEITRQAVQQALQHPRDIDMNRVNAQQARRILDRIVGYKLSPLLWKKASRNTLSAGRVQSVAVRLVVEREREIEAFVPEEYWTITARLTPDTEANAFDATLRLRDGEKVELHNEQEASAVLQELEGAQYVVQKIKRTERKRNPSPPFITSTLQQEAARKLGFSAKRTMQIAQQLYEGVELGAQGSVGLITYMRTDSTRVAAEAQQQAREYIGKEFGDRYVPEKPPQYRSRRGAQEAHEAIRPTSVTRTPESVKSYLSKDQYELYRLIWQRFIASQMAPAVLDVVTVDIQAGRYTFRATGSSVKFDGFMRVYVEGKDNGELSDEERPPLPPMLEGQVLTLLALLPEQHFTEPPPRYTEATLVKALEEKGIGRPSTYATILSTIVERGYVELKEKRFYPTALGIAVTDYLVKHFPDVMDVQFTASVEQQLDEIEEGKQAWTEVLRAFYEPFAQRLTETERNGEFVRIEAKETDYTCPTCGAKMLLREGRYGKFLGCSRYPECKTIVNVTRSGEPVPPDKPSDEVCEKCGSPMVIRWGRYGEYLACTNEQCKAHRPLEKSTGITCPACQQGQLVERRARKGKLRGKVFYGCNRYPACDFTLWDKPVDRTCPKCGSLLVEKRTGKRLTIACSSKACDYREEPSAEAQALAS, from the coding sequence ATGAGTAGGAAAAAGACAGGGTCCGCCAAACCGCTGATTATCGTGGAGTCGCCTGCGAAGACCAAAACGCTGAAAAACTTCCTGGGCGACGACTATCGGGTGGAAGCCTCGATGGGGCACGTGCGCGACCTGCCGGAGAAGGAGTTCGGCGTGGACCTGAGTAACGGCTTCACTCCCAAATACGAAACGTTGCCCGAACGGCAGGATGTGCTGAAAAAACTGGCAGAGGCGGCGGCAAGTGCCCCCGAAGTATACCTGGCGTCCGACCCCGACCGTGAGGGCGAAGCCATCGCCTGGCACCTGAAGGAAGCGCTTCGCCTGCAAAACGCCCGACGCATCGAGTTTAACGAGATTACCCGGCAGGCGGTTCAGCAGGCACTGCAGCACCCGCGCGACATCGATATGAACCGCGTCAACGCACAGCAGGCACGGCGTATCTTAGACCGCATTGTGGGTTACAAGCTCAGCCCCCTGCTCTGGAAGAAAGCCAGCCGCAACACGCTGAGCGCGGGACGGGTGCAGTCGGTCGCGGTGCGGCTGGTGGTGGAGCGCGAGCGCGAAATCGAAGCCTTTGTGCCTGAAGAGTACTGGACCATCACCGCCCGCCTGACCCCCGACACCGAAGCGAACGCCTTCGACGCCACGCTGCGCCTGCGCGACGGCGAGAAGGTGGAGCTGCACAACGAACAGGAAGCCAGCGCCGTGCTGCAGGAGCTGGAGGGAGCACAGTATGTGGTGCAGAAGATAAAGCGCACCGAGCGCAAGCGCAACCCGTCCCCGCCGTTCATCACCAGCACCCTGCAACAGGAGGCGGCGCGTAAACTGGGCTTCAGTGCGAAACGCACCATGCAGATTGCCCAGCAGCTGTATGAAGGCGTGGAGCTGGGTGCGCAGGGCTCCGTCGGATTGATTACCTACATGCGCACCGACTCCACCCGCGTCGCCGCCGAAGCGCAGCAGCAGGCACGCGAATACATCGGCAAAGAGTTCGGCGACCGCTATGTGCCCGAAAAGCCGCCTCAGTATCGCTCACGGCGGGGAGCGCAGGAGGCACACGAAGCCATCCGCCCCACCTCGGTAACGCGCACCCCCGAGTCGGTGAAAAGCTACCTGTCCAAAGACCAGTATGAGCTGTACCGCCTCATCTGGCAGCGTTTCATTGCCAGCCAGATGGCACCGGCGGTGCTGGATGTGGTGACGGTAGACATTCAGGCAGGAAGGTACACTTTCCGTGCCACCGGCTCCAGCGTCAAGTTTGACGGATTCATGCGCGTCTACGTCGAGGGCAAAGACAACGGCGAACTCAGCGACGAGGAGCGTCCCCCGCTACCGCCGATGCTGGAAGGCCAGGTGCTTACGTTGCTCGCGCTGCTGCCCGAACAGCATTTCACCGAGCCACCCCCTCGCTACACCGAAGCCACATTGGTGAAAGCGCTGGAAGAGAAGGGCATCGGCAGACCCAGCACCTATGCGACCATTCTCTCTACCATTGTGGAGCGCGGATACGTGGAGCTGAAAGAGAAGCGATTCTATCCCACCGCGCTGGGCATTGCCGTGACCGACTATCTGGTGAAGCACTTTCCCGATGTGATGGACGTGCAGTTCACCGCTTCCGTCGAGCAGCAGCTGGACGAGATTGAGGAAGGCAAGCAGGCGTGGACGGAGGTGCTGCGCGCCTTTTATGAACCGTTCGCACAACGGCTCACGGAGACGGAAAGGAACGGTGAATTCGTGCGCATCGAGGCGAAGGAGACCGATTACACCTGTCCGACCTGCGGCGCGAAGATGCTGCTGCGCGAGGGGCGTTACGGCAAGTTTCTCGGTTGCTCGCGCTACCCGGAGTGCAAAACGATTGTCAACGTGACCCGCAGCGGCGAACCCGTCCCACCAGACAAGCCGTCCGACGAGGTCTGCGAGAAGTGCGGTTCGCCCATGGTTATCCGCTGGGGCAGGTACGGCGAATACCTCGCCTGCACCAACGAGCAGTGCAAGGCGCACCGACCGCTGGAGAAGAGCACGGGCATCACCTGCCCTGCCTGCCAGCAGGGACAGCTGGTAGAGCGACGCGCACGCAAAGGCAAGCTGCGTGGCAAGGTCTTCTACGGCTGCAACCGCTACCCTGCCTGCGACTTCACCTTGTGGGACAAGCCGGTGGACAGAACGTGCCCGAAGTGCGGCTCGCTACTGGTGGAAAAGCGCACCGGTAAGCGATTGACCATCGCCTGCTCCAGCAAAGCCTGTGACTACCGCGAGGAGCCGTCGGCGGAGGCGCAGGCACTGGCGTCCTAG
- a CDS encoding FAD:protein FMN transferase, with protein MVERGEPAFMTFRFILLRTLLLVWTWFACGALRLNAAPLHRYQYSQMAMGVQVRITVYAPSQSVAERACAAAFERIAEIEQVMSDYRADSELMQLCARAGGEPVRVSEELFTVLKRAQELSRRTGGAFDVTVGPYVQLWRRARRGGGFPTEQELQEARQRVGYEKMVLDERERTVQLLVPGMRLDLGGIAKGYALDCALKVLQEHGIRHALLEAGGDIVAGLAPPGRAGWRIEVANAAPERRWVYLARGAISSSGDTEQYVEYEGKRYSHIVDPRTGWGVTSRVAATVIARDGITSDSLATALCVLGKEAGRQLIRTVPGARAYVREVKE; from the coding sequence ATGGTGGAAAGGGGTGAACCAGCTTTCATGACGTTCCGCTTCATCCTCCTTCGAACTCTTCTGCTTGTATGGACATGGTTTGCCTGCGGTGCGTTACGCCTGAATGCGGCGCCGCTGCACCGCTATCAGTATAGCCAGATGGCGATGGGAGTGCAAGTGCGCATCACGGTGTATGCCCCCAGCCAGAGCGTCGCAGAGCGTGCCTGCGCTGCCGCGTTTGAACGAATCGCCGAGATCGAGCAGGTCATGAGCGACTACCGGGCGGATAGCGAGTTGATGCAGCTTTGTGCGAGGGCGGGTGGCGAGCCGGTACGGGTCAGTGAGGAGCTGTTTACCGTGCTGAAACGGGCGCAGGAGCTGTCGCGGCGGACAGGAGGGGCATTTGACGTGACAGTAGGTCCCTACGTGCAGCTGTGGCGACGCGCGAGGCGAGGCGGAGGGTTTCCCACGGAGCAGGAGTTGCAGGAGGCGCGGCAACGGGTGGGCTACGAAAAGATGGTGTTAGACGAGAGGGAGCGGACAGTACAGCTGCTGGTGCCCGGGATGCGCTTGGACTTAGGGGGCATCGCGAAAGGGTATGCGCTGGACTGCGCGCTGAAGGTCTTGCAGGAGCACGGCATCCGTCACGCGCTGCTGGAGGCGGGAGGCGACATCGTAGCGGGGCTTGCGCCGCCCGGCAGGGCAGGCTGGCGGATTGAGGTGGCAAACGCTGCTCCCGAGCGCCGATGGGTCTACCTCGCGCGGGGGGCTATCTCGTCGTCGGGGGATACCGAGCAGTATGTGGAATACGAGGGCAAGCGATACTCGCATATTGTCGACCCGCGCACTGGCTGGGGGGTAACATCTCGCGTGGCTGCGACCGTTATCGCGCGTGACGGTATCACCTCCGACAGCCTGGCAACCGCGCTGTGCGTGTTGGGCAAGGAAGCAGGGAGACAGTTGATACGCACCGTGCCAGGCGCGAGAGCGTATGTACGAGAGGTCAAGGAGTGA
- a CDS encoding DUF4926 domain-containing protein, with translation MQVHEEVVLEVDLPEYGLTKGDIGTIVLVHGEHEGYEVEFMTLHGETIAVVSLLPSHVRPIASHEIAHARTLERIPA, from the coding sequence ATGCAAGTACATGAAGAGGTCGTTCTGGAGGTCGACCTTCCCGAATACGGGCTTACAAAAGGAGATATCGGCACGATAGTACTCGTGCACGGTGAACATGAAGGCTATGAAGTAGAGTTCATGACGCTGCATGGCGAGACAATAGCAGTGGTCAGTCTACTGCCGTCCCATGTACGCCCCATTGCCTCTCATGAGATAGCGCACGCACGGACACTGGAGCGCATTCCTGCCTGA
- a CDS encoding DNA-processing protein DprA has protein sequence MPSLQPSTEVACLLCAHTGNEPAAPLAQKEYVQLRQWLRERHHPIEALLEPGVSSLLCEIAESTSLDAERLAALLRRGSQIALWLERWTNAGMWIASWEDVEYPPILRQKLGDASPVLLHGFGNPQLLHTRGLAIVGSRHTSETLLQQAYAIASRCASHRENVISGGARGVDSFAMKGALEEGGTCVGVLAADLARTATSHTLRDYLLTDKLCLISPYHPVAGFTAGNAMGRNKIIYALAEFALVIASDMGKGGTWAGALENLRAGWTPIFVYTGNDAPEGNMALRDAGAYPFTLPEDVQISVLSHLRHSIAGTSAPPSSRPRKRKSTVSQPALPLDTG, from the coding sequence ATGCCGTCTTTGCAACCAAGCACCGAGGTGGCTTGTCTGCTGTGTGCACACACGGGCAATGAGCCGGCTGCGCCGCTGGCGCAGAAAGAATACGTTCAGCTGCGACAGTGGCTGCGGGAACGTCACCATCCGATAGAGGCTCTGCTCGAACCCGGTGTCTCTTCTCTGCTGTGCGAGATCGCAGAGTCAACCTCACTGGACGCAGAAAGGTTAGCGGCTCTTCTGCGCCGCGGCAGCCAGATTGCGCTGTGGTTGGAGCGTTGGACAAACGCGGGGATGTGGATTGCCTCATGGGAAGACGTCGAGTATCCCCCGATACTGCGCCAGAAGCTGGGAGACGCCTCCCCTGTCTTGTTACATGGTTTCGGGAACCCGCAGCTCTTACATACAAGAGGACTCGCCATTGTGGGTTCACGACACACCAGTGAGACGTTACTACAGCAGGCATATGCCATCGCCAGCCGCTGCGCCAGCCACCGCGAGAACGTCATCTCCGGAGGGGCGCGGGGCGTGGACTCGTTCGCGATGAAGGGCGCACTGGAAGAGGGCGGCACCTGCGTAGGGGTGTTGGCGGCCGACCTTGCCCGAACCGCCACGTCGCACACACTTCGAGATTACCTGCTCACAGATAAACTCTGTTTAATTTCGCCCTATCATCCGGTGGCCGGTTTCACGGCGGGAAACGCCATGGGACGCAACAAGATTATCTACGCGCTTGCCGAGTTTGCGCTCGTTATCGCCAGCGACATGGGCAAGGGAGGCACCTGGGCTGGCGCGTTGGAGAACCTTCGCGCCGGATGGACGCCGATTTTCGTCTACACTGGTAACGATGCTCCGGAAGGCAATATGGCGCTCCGCGACGCGGGAGCTTATCCCTTTACCCTGCCAGAAGATGTACAGATTTCCGTGTTGTCGCACTTGCGCCACTCCATTGCCGGCACGTCTGCACCGCCGTCTTCGCGTCCCCGCAAACGCAAATCGACGGTATCACAACCTGCATTGCCTCTGGATACCGGGTGA
- a CDS encoding RecQ family ATP-dependent DNA helicase, translated as MDDLFERAQTLLRHGLQDATATFRDGQWEAIESLVRNRQRLLLVQRTGWGKSIVYFIAARLLREQNGNHGVSLLISPLLSLMRNQMDMAHRMGIRAETIHSANTERWIEVKNLLYQDQIDVLLISPERLANQEFEAEVLQPIASRILLFIVDEAHCISDWGHDFRPDYRRITRVLKLLPRNVPVLATTATANDRVVADIKQQLGDDLRINRGALARRSLRLQNVILPSQAERLAWLAAHLSELPGSGVIYTLTVADAERVALWLQHKGWQVYPYHADIENSERERRERLLLHNQVKALVATVALGMGFDKPDLGFVVHFQRPGSVVHYYQQIGRAGRSLENALVILLGGEEDDEIVDYFIRTALPPQAHTEAVLHALSHSPNGLTLVELERKVNLSRQQLDKVLRLLLSETPAPLFYLGRRYQLAPVAYRMDHERIARLTALRRAEQEQMRQYMQSQQCLMQFLQIALDDPYAEPCGRCAVCVGSDIIAPEVEDSLVREAILFLRRADVPIPPRKMWPSKEGLMITGGQGKIPELLQAEEGRALCLWGDAGWGSLVRKGKYQDGFYDDDLVKGMEEMIHRWQPQPAPRWITCVPSLRHPSLVPDFAQRLAQRLQLPFVPCVKKVRETKPQKEMQNSFHQVRNLDGAFAIERWSGIAEPVFLVDDVVDSGWTLTVVAFLLRRAGSGAVFPIALAKQVLRGE; from the coding sequence TTGGATGACCTTTTCGAGCGTGCCCAGACGTTGTTGCGTCACGGGCTACAAGATGCGACTGCTACGTTCCGCGACGGGCAATGGGAAGCGATAGAGTCGCTGGTACGTAACCGCCAGCGTTTGCTGCTGGTGCAACGCACCGGCTGGGGCAAAAGCATCGTCTACTTCATCGCGGCTCGATTGCTCCGCGAGCAAAACGGTAACCACGGTGTATCACTGCTGATATCGCCGCTATTGTCACTGATGCGCAACCAGATGGACATGGCGCACCGCATGGGTATCCGCGCGGAAACCATTCACTCTGCCAACACGGAGCGGTGGATCGAGGTCAAAAACCTTTTGTATCAAGACCAGATTGACGTTCTCTTAATTAGCCCAGAGCGCCTGGCGAATCAGGAGTTCGAGGCAGAGGTGCTTCAGCCCATTGCGTCGCGGATTCTGCTGTTCATTGTGGACGAAGCGCACTGCATCTCCGACTGGGGACACGACTTCCGCCCCGACTACCGGCGAATCACCCGCGTGCTGAAACTACTGCCGAGAAACGTGCCCGTTCTGGCCACTACGGCTACCGCGAATGACCGCGTTGTTGCCGACATCAAACAACAGCTGGGCGACGACCTTCGTATCAATCGAGGAGCACTGGCACGGCGTAGCCTGCGGCTGCAAAACGTGATACTGCCCTCGCAAGCGGAACGACTGGCTTGGCTCGCGGCACACTTGTCCGAACTGCCTGGCAGCGGCGTCATCTACACGCTGACCGTCGCTGATGCAGAGCGCGTCGCCCTATGGCTCCAGCACAAAGGGTGGCAGGTGTATCCGTATCATGCCGACATTGAAAACTCGGAACGCGAAAGGCGAGAGCGACTGCTGCTGCACAACCAAGTCAAAGCGCTTGTAGCCACTGTCGCTTTGGGCATGGGATTTGACAAACCCGACTTAGGCTTCGTGGTGCACTTTCAGAGGCCTGGGTCGGTGGTGCATTATTACCAGCAAATCGGCAGAGCAGGCAGGTCTCTGGAAAATGCACTGGTCATCCTTTTGGGTGGCGAAGAAGACGATGAGATTGTGGATTACTTCATCCGTACCGCTCTCCCCCCGCAAGCGCACACCGAAGCAGTACTACACGCATTAAGCCACAGCCCAAACGGGCTAACTCTCGTTGAGCTGGAGCGCAAGGTCAATCTCTCACGACAACAACTGGACAAGGTGCTTCGCCTACTGCTATCAGAGACCCCTGCTCCACTGTTTTACTTGGGTCGACGCTACCAATTAGCCCCTGTGGCATACAGGATGGACCATGAACGTATTGCGAGGCTAACCGCCCTGCGTCGCGCCGAACAAGAGCAGATGCGGCAGTATATGCAAAGCCAGCAGTGCCTGATGCAGTTCCTGCAGATAGCGCTGGATGACCCCTATGCAGAACCCTGTGGCCGATGCGCTGTCTGCGTTGGTAGCGACATAATCGCGCCAGAGGTAGAGGACTCTTTGGTGCGAGAAGCCATACTCTTCTTACGCCGTGCCGATGTTCCAATACCGCCCCGAAAGATGTGGCCGAGTAAGGAAGGACTGATGATTACCGGCGGGCAGGGAAAGATTCCCGAGCTGCTTCAAGCGGAAGAAGGACGCGCACTATGCCTGTGGGGTGATGCTGGCTGGGGGAGTTTGGTGCGTAAGGGCAAGTATCAGGACGGTTTTTACGACGATGACCTGGTAAAGGGGATGGAGGAGATGATACACCGTTGGCAACCCCAACCTGCGCCCCGCTGGATTACCTGTGTGCCTTCCCTGCGCCATCCCAGCCTGGTGCCCGACTTCGCCCAAAGGTTAGCACAGCGGCTCCAGTTGCCCTTTGTGCCGTGTGTGAAAAAAGTGCGCGAAACCAAGCCGCAAAAGGAGATGCAAAACAGTTTCCATCAGGTGCGCAACCTGGATGGAGCGTTTGCCATTGAGCGGTGGTCCGGCATCGCAGAGCCTGTTTTTCTGGTAGACGATGTGGTAGACTCAGGATGGACGCTCACCGTAGTGGCTTTCCTGCTACGAAGGGCAGGAAGCGGTGCCGTCTTTCCGATTGCACTTGCCAAACAGGTTCTGCGTGGGGAGTAA
- a CDS encoding PEP-CTERM sorting domain-containing protein (PEP-CTERM proteins occur, often in large numbers, in the proteomes of bacteria that also encode an exosortase, a predicted intramembrane cysteine proteinase. The presence of a PEP-CTERM domain at a protein's C-terminus predicts cleavage within the sorting domain, followed by covalent anchoring to some some component of the (usually Gram-negative) cell surface. Many PEP-CTERM proteins exhibit an unusual sequence composition that includes large numbers of potential glycosylation sites. Expression of one such protein has been shown restore the ability of a bacterium to form floc, a type of biofilm.), producing the protein MNMRSGAHPGTNYYEPKEMIVYSTGDLGKRLHWIYWVPGKTIAQLQSCNFQVNWMVDWEGVDYVYDWEANDLVKAVLVGGIPTNGWIQPGSWIEYDKDGDNNPDGVIGTFGFAWWAYDDLAAPLSTDGNPYNEVNQADVDALAALVLRYQTHAIGYIRWKCEGDSDWNYKILQLNVVPEPGTMLLWLSGFAAPAMVLLRRRK; encoded by the coding sequence GTGAACATGCGTAGCGGCGCACACCCGGGCACGAACTACTACGAGCCCAAAGAGATGATTGTCTACAGCACCGGGGACCTTGGCAAACGGCTTCACTGGATTTACTGGGTGCCCGGCAAAACCATTGCCCAGCTCCAGAGTTGTAACTTCCAGGTCAACTGGATGGTGGACTGGGAGGGTGTTGACTATGTTTATGATTGGGAAGCGAATGACCTGGTAAAGGCTGTTCTGGTGGGGGGCATCCCGACGAACGGCTGGATACAACCAGGCAGCTGGATTGAGTACGACAAGGATGGCGACAATAACCCGGATGGTGTGATCGGCACCTTTGGCTTTGCCTGGTGGGCATACGACGATTTAGCGGCCCCCCTCAGCACGGATGGAAACCCCTACAATGAGGTAAATCAGGCTGACGTGGACGCGCTGGCTGCTCTGGTGTTGCGATACCAGACCCACGCGATTGGTTACATCCGCTGGAAGTGCGAAGGAGACAGCGACTGGAACTACAAAATACTTCAGCTGAACGTAGTACCCGAGCCGGGCACGATGTTGCTGTGGCTGAGCGGTTTCGCGGCTCCAGCAATGGTGCTGCTTCGCCGGCGCAAGTAG
- a CDS encoding formylglycine-generating enzyme family protein, with protein MKRAQKAAMNTAAQTGGKTLSAYTETIPGTVVKFEMVPVPGGTYTINDPKTGKPKQVTIKPFYIGKTEVTWDEFDVFVHKLDAPDTQKTGGADAVSRPSKPYGAVDRGFGHKGYPAISMSYLSAQKYCEWLSAKTGKKYRLPTEAEWEYACRAGVLPAGPITDTELLDKLAWHWGNSDDKTHKVGTKQPNAWGIHDMLGNVAEWCRPMDDEVPVVRGGSFYDEPDKVHPAARKKYTPDWQMNDPQNPKSQWWLTDAPFVGFRVVCETQ; from the coding sequence ATGAAACGGGCACAGAAGGCGGCGATGAACACCGCGGCTCAAACCGGAGGCAAAACCCTTTCTGCCTATACCGAAACCATTCCTGGCACGGTCGTGAAGTTCGAGATGGTGCCTGTGCCCGGCGGAACATATACCATCAACGACCCCAAAACCGGCAAGCCCAAGCAGGTGACCATCAAGCCGTTCTATATCGGCAAGACGGAGGTCACGTGGGACGAATTCGACGTGTTCGTGCATAAGCTGGACGCGCCCGATACCCAGAAAACCGGCGGAGCCGACGCCGTCTCTCGTCCCAGCAAGCCTTACGGTGCGGTAGACCGCGGTTTCGGGCACAAGGGCTACCCTGCTATCAGCATGAGCTATCTGTCCGCGCAGAAGTACTGCGAGTGGCTCTCCGCCAAAACGGGCAAGAAGTACCGCTTGCCCACCGAAGCCGAGTGGGAATACGCATGCCGCGCGGGAGTGCTGCCCGCCGGACCAATCACTGATACCGAACTGCTGGACAAGCTCGCCTGGCACTGGGGAAACTCTGATGACAAGACGCACAAGGTGGGCACGAAACAGCCCAATGCCTGGGGCATTCACGACATGCTGGGCAACGTCGCCGAGTGGTGCCGGCCGATGGACGACGAGGTGCCTGTAGTTCGTGGCGGCTCGTTCTATGATGAACCCGACAAGGTGCATCCCGCCGCCCGCAAGAAATACACGCCTGACTGGCAGATGAACGACCCACAGAACCCGAAAAGCCAGTGGTGGCTCACCGATGCACCCTTTGTGGGCTTCCGCGTGGTATGTGAGACTCAGTAA